Proteins co-encoded in one Anabaena sphaerica FACHB-251 genomic window:
- a CDS encoding TauD/TfdA family dioxygenase: MNLKTFKRKSITVSSENLVTTNFLQHTQPLPLVIQPAVDGVNLVNWASSNRDWIEKQLIQYGGLLFRNFPINSYNEFANFMQSVAGELIEYSYRSTPRSQVDGKIYTSTEYPPDQSIPLHNEMAYSLNWPMKIAFFCVKAAEQGGETPIADSRKVFQRINPEIKEKFIQKKIMYVRNYGQGIDLPWETVFQTDDKAKVKAYCQSSGIEFAWLGGNELRTRQVCQAVATHPQTGDLVWFNQAHLFHISSLKSEVRQSLLTVLNAEELPRNSYYGDGSEIETSVLEEINQIYEQETITFSWQEGDILLLDNMLVAHGRKPFTGARKVLVGMAQPYTV; this comes from the coding sequence ATGAATTTAAAAACATTCAAAAGAAAATCAATTACAGTATCTTCGGAAAATTTAGTAACTACTAATTTCCTGCAACATACTCAACCGCTACCTTTGGTCATTCAACCTGCGGTAGATGGCGTAAATTTAGTTAATTGGGCAAGCAGTAATCGTGACTGGATAGAGAAGCAATTAATTCAATATGGAGGTTTGCTTTTTAGAAACTTTCCAATTAATAGCTATAACGAATTTGCTAATTTTATGCAATCTGTAGCTGGTGAATTGATAGAATATTCTTATCGTTCAACTCCGCGTAGTCAAGTTGATGGTAAGATATACACATCAACAGAATATCCACCAGATCAATCAATTCCTTTACATAATGAAATGGCCTATTCTCTAAATTGGCCAATGAAAATCGCCTTCTTTTGTGTCAAGGCAGCAGAACAAGGTGGAGAAACACCAATTGCTGATAGTCGGAAAGTATTTCAACGAATAAATCCAGAAATCAAAGAGAAATTTATTCAGAAAAAAATTATGTATGTCCGTAATTACGGACAAGGAATTGATTTACCTTGGGAAACTGTATTTCAAACTGATGATAAAGCTAAAGTCAAAGCTTATTGTCAATCTTCTGGTATTGAATTTGCATGGCTGGGTGGCAATGAACTGAGAACCCGCCAAGTTTGTCAAGCTGTTGCTACCCATCCTCAAACTGGTGATTTAGTTTGGTTTAATCAAGCACATTTATTTCATATCTCCAGCTTAAAATCTGAAGTCCGTCAATCCTTACTTACCGTGCTAAATGCTGAAGAATTACCACGTAATTCTTATTATGGAGACGGTTCAGAAATCGAAACATCTGTGTTAGAAGAAATTAATCAAATCTATGAGCAAGAAACAATCACATTCTCTTGGCAGGAAGGAGATATTTTATTGCTAGATAATATGTTGGTTGCTCATGGACGTAAGCCATTTACAGGCGCAAGAAAAGTTTTGGTAGGGATGGCACAACCTTATACAGTTTAA
- a CDS encoding non-ribosomal peptide synthetase, whose amino-acid sequence MQTLSIQGFEISPQQKRLWLLQQETNHQPYRVQCAVLVEGNIEYTILEKSIYNVWAKYEILRTSFPTVAGMAVPLQAIGEEVSIKLNYYDWQNLDTEQQQIKVNTLFQEHNKLYFDLQKGFTSQIDIIQQSGTQYFLLIAISAICSDRISLHHLLYDISVTYDAYVQEHELEDTPLQYADIAAWQNELLIGEEAETARDYWHNQKVSSSLIEKLPHEKKVNQIPIFEPKVISINFDPAITNNIALLSQKNSVDISKVLMACWQILLWRLTNKSEVVLALSCDGRNYEELQPAVGLLAKYLPIRIQIQEDNILADILNQFDKQLTELSQWQDFFNSEDFFAETKDTQESSFSPFAFEFVSQPNQYFTGGLSFLIQKIYSCVESFKVKLLCWQQSDSLTAELHYDANLFEQKDIERLAAQFQTLLISAIKNPETKIAQLEILSQQERYQILTGFNNNKTLVPPYQCIHHWIETQVNKTPDNIAVVFGNHHLTYQELNIKANNLAHHLASLGVQPETVVAVCVERSLEMIVGILGILKVGAAYLPIEPLLPEQALAFRLQDAQVSVLLTQTHLLEKVDKLPLVAENNIKVLFVDDTFLQSKSIHKNLSPNLSPTRREALNPPFPHREGGLGGLSYSDLLLSENTVKTSSDEEINDLGIANFNSPNSENLAYVIYTSGSTGKPKGVVVEHRQIVNYVNGILENLNLPDVANFAIVSTFAADLGNTAIFSALCTGGCLHIIAENVATDPVAFADYNYRHSLDCLKIVPSHLSALLSGSHPEKLLPRQRLILGGEAATWDLIKRVYELVTECKIFNHYGPTETTVGVLTYPVEEISNDPALNIVPLGRPLANTQIYLLDNYYQPVPLGVIGEIYIGGDNVARGYINQPELTNERFIPHPFSSEPSARLYKTGDLGRYQPDGNLEFLGRIDDQVKLHGYRIELGEIEAVLRQNSQVREVVVVAKEVHPGKNQLVAYIVPEGHLKPAELRDFIKQKLPEYMLPSQFVSLKALPLTANGKIDKKALPAPEAVKPELQAAFVAPCTPEEIALAKIWAELLNLEQVSIHDNFFELGGDSIISIQAIAKANQVGLRLTPKQIFEHQTIAKLALVADTSTKTDSEQGLVIGSVPFTPIQHSFFAQKLPEAHHWNQSFLLELQQDIEPNILQQSIQYLLAHHDALRLHFQPTTNGWESFNVGVNSEIPFTKFDFSHLTQEQQKTSIEAKATELQASLDLSNTKLVQVALFDLGSQQNNRLLIIIHHLAVDGVSWRILLSDLQTAIEQLQQNQEIQLPAKTTSFKQWSERLQEYANTKTLHSQLDFWCSDLRKRASSLPVHYAGGLNTVSTSKTLSVFLNETETQALLQEVPAKYHTQINDVLLTALAKTFAEWTGEKTLLINLEGHGREDIFTDVDLSRTVGWFTTIFPVLLDLENIATVGDALKAIKEQLRSIPNRGFDYGVLRYLCSDTVQYLAAMPQAEVCFNYLGQFDQVLQESSLFKLASESSGVERSLLGSRRHLFDINGFVTGGCLKINWTYSTAIHKAETVLSLAQSFLQALQEIIIHCQSADAGGYTPSDFSKAKVSQKDLDFLLAKINQGSEK is encoded by the coding sequence ATGCAAACTCTATCAATACAAGGCTTTGAAATTTCACCGCAACAAAAACGCTTATGGTTATTACAGCAAGAAACTAACCATCAGCCATATCGGGTGCAGTGTGCAGTTTTAGTAGAGGGTAATATTGAATATACAATTTTAGAAAAATCCATATACAATGTTTGGGCTAAATATGAAATTTTACGTACTAGCTTTCCTACAGTTGCAGGAATGGCAGTTCCTTTGCAAGCCATTGGAGAGGAAGTGTCTATCAAGTTGAACTATTATGATTGGCAGAATTTAGATACAGAACAACAACAAATTAAAGTTAACACCTTATTTCAAGAACATAATAAATTATATTTTGATTTACAAAAAGGCTTTACTAGCCAGATTGATATCATTCAACAATCTGGAACTCAATATTTTTTACTAATAGCAATATCAGCTATTTGTTCAGATAGAATATCCCTGCATCATCTTTTGTATGATATTAGTGTCACTTATGATGCTTATGTACAGGAACATGAACTGGAAGATACACCTTTACAATATGCGGATATTGCTGCTTGGCAAAATGAGTTATTAATTGGAGAAGAAGCAGAAACCGCAAGAGATTATTGGCACAATCAAAAAGTGTCTAGCTCTCTGATAGAAAAATTACCACACGAAAAGAAAGTTAACCAAATACCAATCTTTGAACCCAAAGTTATCAGCATCAATTTTGATCCTGCTATTACAAATAATATTGCTCTTTTATCACAAAAAAACTCTGTTGATATTTCAAAAGTTTTAATGGCTTGCTGGCAAATTTTACTATGGCGTTTGACTAACAAATCTGAAGTCGTTTTAGCTTTGTCTTGTGATGGCAGAAATTATGAAGAATTACAGCCAGCAGTTGGTTTATTAGCTAAATATTTACCGATTCGTATTCAAATACAAGAAGATAATATACTTGCTGATATATTAAATCAGTTCGATAAGCAATTAACTGAACTAAGTCAATGGCAAGACTTTTTTAATTCCGAAGATTTCTTTGCTGAGACTAAAGATACTCAGGAATCATCATTTTCACCTTTTGCTTTTGAATTTGTATCCCAGCCAAATCAATATTTTACTGGTGGTTTATCTTTCTTGATTCAAAAAATATATAGCTGTGTTGAAAGCTTCAAGGTTAAACTATTATGCTGGCAACAAAGCGATTCACTCACAGCAGAATTACACTATGATGCTAACTTATTTGAGCAAAAAGATATTGAAAGATTAGCAGCACAGTTTCAGACTTTGCTAATAAGTGCAATTAAAAATCCAGAGACTAAAATTGCTCAACTAGAAATCCTGTCTCAACAAGAACGCTACCAAATATTAACCGGATTTAACAATAATAAAACGCTTGTTCCTCCATACCAGTGCATTCACCATTGGATTGAAACACAAGTAAATAAAACACCAGATAATATTGCAGTTGTTTTTGGTAATCACCATTTAACTTATCAAGAACTAAATATCAAAGCTAACAACTTAGCTCATCATTTAGCATCATTAGGAGTTCAACCGGAAACAGTTGTTGCTGTCTGCGTTGAACGTTCTTTAGAGATGATAGTTGGTATTCTTGGCATTCTCAAAGTAGGTGCAGCCTATTTACCTATAGAACCTTTATTACCTGAACAAGCATTAGCTTTTAGATTACAAGATGCTCAAGTATCTGTTTTATTAACTCAGACACACCTGTTAGAAAAAGTTGATAAATTGCCTTTAGTTGCTGAAAATAATATCAAGGTATTGTTTGTTGATGACACGTTTTTACAATCAAAAAGTATTCACAAAAACCTCTCTCCAAACCTCTCTCCTACAAGGAGAGAGGCTTTAAATCCCCCATTCCCTCATAGGGAAGGGGGGCTAGGGGGGTTAAGTTATTCAGACTTATTGCTCTCAGAAAATACTGTTAAAACATCCTCTGATGAAGAAATTAATGATTTAGGAATAGCTAATTTTAACTCTCCTAATTCTGAGAATTTAGCTTATGTCATATACACCTCTGGTTCTACGGGTAAACCCAAAGGTGTTGTAGTTGAACATCGGCAAATAGTCAACTATGTTAACGGTATTTTAGAAAACCTAAATTTACCAGATGTGGCAAATTTTGCTATTGTTTCTACCTTCGCAGCAGACTTAGGAAATACAGCTATTTTCTCAGCATTATGTACAGGTGGATGTTTACATATTATTGCTGAAAATGTTGCTACTGATCCGGTTGCTTTTGCTGATTATAATTACCGACATTCTCTAGATTGCCTGAAAATAGTTCCTTCCCACTTATCCGCTTTATTATCAGGTTCACATCCCGAAAAACTTTTACCACGTCAGCGTCTTATTCTTGGTGGTGAAGCTGCAACCTGGGATTTGATTAAACGAGTATATGAATTAGTAACAGAATGCAAAATTTTTAATCACTATGGACCAACAGAAACTACCGTTGGTGTACTCACCTATCCGGTGGAAGAAATTTCTAATGATCCAGCATTAAATATAGTTCCTCTGGGTCGTCCTTTAGCCAATACCCAAATCTATTTACTCGATAATTATTATCAACCTGTTCCCTTGGGTGTAATAGGAGAAATATACATTGGTGGTGATAATGTAGCCAGAGGTTATATTAATCAACCAGAATTAACTAATGAGCGATTTATCCCTCATCCATTCAGTAGTGAACCCAGTGCAAGACTTTATAAAACTGGGGATTTAGGACGCTATCAACCTGATGGTAATTTAGAATTTTTAGGTCGAATTGATGACCAAGTAAAATTACATGGTTATCGTATAGAACTAGGAGAAATTGAAGCTGTACTTCGCCAAAATTCCCAAGTGCGAGAGGTAGTTGTAGTTGCGAAAGAAGTACATCCAGGGAAAAACCAGCTTGTAGCTTATATAGTGCCTGAAGGTCATTTAAAACCTGCTGAATTGCGCGATTTCATCAAGCAAAAACTGCCTGAATATATGCTGCCTTCACAATTTGTATCCTTGAAGGCTTTACCGCTAACAGCGAATGGGAAAATTGACAAAAAAGCTTTACCAGCACCAGAAGCAGTTAAACCAGAATTACAAGCTGCTTTTGTTGCACCATGTACACCAGAAGAAATTGCATTAGCCAAAATTTGGGCTGAACTTCTCAATTTAGAGCAAGTTAGTATTCATGATAACTTCTTTGAATTAGGGGGAGATTCGATTATTAGTATTCAGGCGATCGCAAAAGCTAACCAAGTCGGTTTAAGACTCACTCCCAAGCAAATTTTTGAACACCAAACCATTGCTAAATTAGCCCTAGTTGCAGATACTAGCACCAAGACAGATTCAGAACAAGGATTGGTAATTGGTTCTGTACCATTCACACCAATTCAACATAGCTTTTTTGCCCAAAAATTACCAGAAGCGCATCATTGGAATCAATCATTTTTGCTGGAATTACAGCAAGATATTGAGCCTAATATTTTACAGCAATCAATACAGTATTTACTCGCACACCATGACGCACTGCGTTTGCATTTTCAACCTACAACTAATGGTTGGGAATCATTCAATGTTGGTGTTAATTCAGAAATACCATTTACCAAATTTGATTTCTCTCATCTCACCCAAGAACAACAAAAAACATCTATTGAAGCCAAAGCCACAGAATTACAGGCAAGCTTGGATTTATCAAATACTAAATTAGTACAGGTAGCACTATTTGATTTAGGTTCTCAACAAAATAACCGCTTACTAATCATCATTCATCATTTGGCTGTTGATGGTGTATCCTGGCGGATTTTGTTGTCGGATTTGCAAACAGCTATAGAACAACTTCAGCAAAATCAAGAAATTCAATTACCAGCAAAAACCACTTCTTTTAAACAATGGAGTGAACGTTTGCAAGAATATGCAAACACAAAGACGTTACACTCACAATTAGATTTCTGGTGTTCTGATTTAAGAAAACGAGCTTCTTCTTTACCAGTACATTATGCAGGGGGATTAAATACTGTATCTACAAGTAAAACTCTGTCAGTATTTCTTAATGAAACTGAAACACAAGCATTGCTGCAAGAAGTACCAGCCAAGTACCATACACAAATAAACGATGTTTTATTAACAGCACTAGCAAAAACTTTTGCAGAGTGGACAGGAGAAAAAACACTGTTAATCAACTTAGAGGGACATGGACGAGAAGACATCTTTACTGATGTTGATTTATCTCGTACAGTCGGTTGGTTTACTACTATATTTCCCGTCCTGTTGGATTTAGAAAATATTGCCACAGTTGGGGATGCTTTAAAAGCAATTAAAGAACAACTACGTAGTATTCCAAATCGGGGTTTTGATTATGGTGTATTGCGTTATTTATGCAGCGATACTGTTCAATATTTAGCTGCTATGCCTCAAGCAGAAGTGTGTTTCAACTATTTAGGACAATTTGACCAAGTATTACAAGAATCTTCTTTATTCAAATTAGCATCAGAATCAAGTGGTGTAGAGCGTAGCCTTTTAGGAAGTCGCCGCCATTTATTTGATATTAATGGATTTGTGACAGGAGGCTGTCTAAAAATCAATTGGACTTATAGCACAGCAATACATAAAGCAGAAACGGTATTAAGTCTTGCTCAAAGTTTTCTCCAAGCACTGCAAGAAATTATTATTCATTGTCAATCGGCTGATGCAGGAGGTTACACCCCTTCTGATTTTTCTAAAGCAAAGGTAAGTCAAAAAGACCTGGACTTTTTACTGGCAAAAATTAACCAAGGAAGTGAGAAATAA
- a CDS encoding non-ribosomal peptide synthetase gives MKADNIQDIYELSPLQQGILFHSLYAPESAVYFVQLCYSLKGNFNVVAFAQAWQEVVNRHTVLRTAFYWENLEKPLQVVHQEVKISLIQHDWQDINPNHQSQKLQEFLQQDRASHFDLTQPCLMRLQLIRCTDDSYYFIWSKHHLILDGWSTALVLKEVVETYQSLCQGENLPLVLGSSFGDYIGWLQQQDFNQAKTFWQQSLKGVTAPTPLINLNVENSSNQLEQYDQQVIKLSQTTTSELQTLARQNQLTLNTLVQGAWSLLLNRYSRETDVIYGVTVSGRPADLVKAESVVGMFINTLPVRVTINGEESLLSWLKRLQTQLTEIRQYEYSPLVEVQGCSEVPRGLPLFESILVFENYPIDTVLKHGIQDLEIQSISSVDNTNYPLTVTVIPGSELELRISYNCDLLAAAPRYRFHADTITRMLGHLITLLENMIADVNQSLASLSMLTKVEKHQLLVEWNNTQAKYPQNKCIHQLFEEQVEKTPDAVAVVFADKQLTYRQLNQKANQLAHYLASLGVSTGVNVCIFLERGLEMLVGLLAILKAGGTYLPLDPAYPPERLTYILADAQISILLTQQNLLTVLPKNQTQILCLDKEWEKISQQSQENLVNRNTTQNLAYIIYTSGSTGKPKGVQIPHQAVVNFLISMLEKPGLTDQDTILSITTITFDIAVLELFLPLIIGARLVIVSREIATDGSQLLKCLVNSGATVMQATPATWKLLLESGWQGSPNLKILCGGENLSQQIAQNLVEKCAAVWNMYGPTETTIWSTLYKLDIHKQQVLIGRPIANTQIYVLDDNLQPVPIGVIGELYIGGDGLARGYHNRPDLTDKKFIPNIFSTETKARLYKTGDLVRYLTDGNIEFLGRIDNQVKIRGFRIELGEIEALLSQHPEVKETVVVVREDNPGDKRLVAYIVANGILQTSEIRNFLKDKLPDYMIPSAFVQLDTLPLTPNGKIDRRALPAPDKSNLELKNFFVAPRTAVEEILAGIWKKILHVEQVGIHDNFFELGGHSLLATQVISRIRETFRIELPLRYLFESPTVEKLAQKIIAQEAKPGITERMAQILKQLDGMSDEEAKQALQNRKTAKQ, from the coding sequence ATGAAAGCTGACAACATCCAAGATATTTATGAACTTTCACCACTACAACAGGGTATTCTCTTTCATAGTTTATATGCTCCCGAATCGGCTGTTTATTTTGTCCAGTTATGTTACTCACTGAAGGGCAATTTTAATGTTGTGGCTTTTGCACAAGCTTGGCAAGAAGTAGTCAACCGTCACACTGTTTTACGCACAGCTTTTTATTGGGAAAATCTAGAAAAACCTTTACAAGTTGTGCATCAGGAAGTCAAAATATCACTGATACAGCATGACTGGCAAGATATCAACCCAAATCATCAGTCGCAGAAATTACAGGAATTTTTGCAGCAAGATAGAGCATCCCATTTTGACCTGACACAACCATGTTTAATGCGGCTCCAGTTAATTCGCTGTACTGATGATTCTTACTATTTTATTTGGAGTAAACACCATCTCATCTTAGATGGTTGGTCAACAGCTTTAGTTTTAAAAGAAGTAGTGGAAACTTACCAATCACTTTGTCAAGGTGAAAATTTACCTTTAGTATTGGGTAGTTCTTTTGGAGATTATATAGGTTGGTTGCAACAACAAGATTTTAACCAAGCTAAAACCTTTTGGCAACAGTCCTTAAAGGGAGTGACAGCACCCACACCTTTGATTAATTTAAATGTTGAAAATTCATCAAACCAACTTGAACAATATGATCAGCAAGTAATTAAACTTTCACAAACAACTACTTCAGAATTACAAACTTTAGCTAGACAAAATCAACTAACATTAAATACTTTAGTGCAAGGTGCATGGTCTTTACTTCTCAATCGTTATAGTAGAGAAACAGATGTAATTTATGGTGTAACAGTCTCCGGTCGTCCAGCAGATTTAGTCAAAGCCGAATCTGTGGTGGGGATGTTTATCAATACTTTACCTGTGCGAGTGACAATTAATGGTGAAGAATCTTTGTTATCTTGGTTGAAAAGATTGCAAACACAACTAACAGAAATTCGACAATATGAATATAGTCCACTGGTAGAGGTACAAGGTTGCAGTGAAGTACCGCGAGGTTTGCCTTTATTTGAAAGTATATTAGTATTTGAGAATTATCCCATTGATACTGTGCTAAAACATGGGATTCAAGATTTAGAAATTCAGTCTATTAGTTCTGTTGATAATACTAACTATCCTCTAACAGTAACAGTTATACCTGGTTCTGAGTTAGAACTGAGAATATCTTACAATTGCGATCTGCTTGCAGCAGCGCCTCGCTATCGCTTTCATGCAGATACTATCACTCGGATGCTTGGGCATCTTATAACTTTACTGGAAAATATGATTGCAGATGTCAATCAGTCTCTGGCTTCATTGTCAATGTTGACCAAAGTGGAAAAACATCAACTGCTAGTGGAGTGGAACAATACTCAAGCTAAATATCCCCAGAATAAGTGTATTCATCAATTATTTGAAGAACAGGTAGAAAAAACACCAGATGCAGTTGCGGTAGTTTTTGCAGATAAACAATTAACCTACAGACAATTAAACCAAAAAGCCAATCAACTAGCACATTACTTAGCAAGTTTAGGTGTTAGCACTGGGGTAAATGTTTGTATTTTTCTAGAACGCGGTTTAGAAATGCTAGTGGGATTATTAGCTATCCTCAAAGCAGGTGGTACTTACTTACCATTAGACCCAGCATATCCTCCAGAACGCTTAACTTATATATTGGCAGATGCTCAAATATCAATTTTATTAACACAACAAAATTTATTAACGGTCTTACCAAAAAACCAAACTCAAATTCTGTGCTTAGATAAAGAATGGGAAAAGATTTCTCAGCAGTCTCAAGAAAACTTAGTTAATAGAAACACAACCCAAAACCTAGCTTATATAATTTACACTTCTGGTTCTACAGGTAAACCAAAAGGTGTACAAATACCTCATCAAGCTGTGGTTAACTTCCTGATTTCTATGCTGGAAAAACCAGGGCTAACAGACCAAGATACAATCTTATCTATCACGACAATTACTTTTGATATCGCTGTTTTAGAACTTTTTCTTCCTCTAATTATTGGTGCGCGGTTAGTCATAGTTAGCCGTGAAATTGCCACAGATGGCAGTCAATTATTAAAGTGTTTGGTAAACTCTGGTGCTACTGTTATGCAAGCAACACCAGCAACTTGGAAACTACTTTTAGAATCTGGGTGGCAGGGTAGTCCAAACTTGAAAATCCTCTGTGGTGGAGAAAATTTATCCCAACAAATAGCACAAAATTTAGTAGAAAAATGTGCTGCTGTGTGGAATATGTATGGACCCACAGAAACTACTATTTGGTCTACTCTCTACAAACTTGATATTCACAAACAGCAAGTATTAATTGGTCGTCCCATTGCCAACACACAAATTTATGTTTTAGATGACAATTTACAACCAGTACCTATAGGAGTAATAGGTGAACTTTATATTGGTGGTGATGGTTTAGCGAGAGGCTATCATAACCGTCCAGATTTAACAGATAAAAAGTTTATTCCCAATATTTTTAGTACAGAAACAAAAGCACGGCTATATAAAACTGGTGACTTAGTTCGCTATCTGACCGATGGGAATATTGAGTTTTTAGGACGCATTGATAACCAAGTAAAAATTCGCGGTTTTCGGATTGAACTGGGAGAAATTGAAGCGTTACTGAGCCAACATCCAGAAGTAAAAGAAACTGTAGTAGTAGTGAGAGAAGATAACCCAGGTGATAAAAGATTAGTAGCTTATATTGTTGCTAATGGCATTCTGCAAACTTCGGAAATTCGCAACTTCTTAAAAGACAAGCTGCCAGATTACATGATACCTTCAGCATTTGTGCAGCTTGACACCCTTCCACTTACACCAAATGGAAAAATAGACCGCCGAGCCTTACCAGCACCAGATAAAAGCAACTTAGAATTAAAAAATTTCTTTGTTGCACCTCGTACCGCCGTTGAGGAAATCTTAGCAGGAATTTGGAAAAAAATACTTCACGTTGAGCAAGTAGGTATTCATGATAATTTCTTTGAACTTGGTGGACATTCTCTATTAGCCACTCAAGTTATTTCTCGCATTCGTGAAACCTTCCGCATAGAATTACCTTTGCGTTATTTATTTGAATCGCCAACAGTAGAGAAATTAGCACAAAAAATTATTGCCCAAGAAGCCAAACCAGGAATCACAGAAAGAATGGCTCAAATCCTCAAACAGCTTGATGGTATGTCTGATGAGGAAGCAAAACAAGCATTACAAAACCGCAAAACCGCAAAGCAGTAA